Proteins encoded within one genomic window of Panacibacter microcysteis:
- a CDS encoding FkbM family methyltransferase, with amino-acid sequence MVNSILQKVARKMGYKLVPRTENTGEAQQKIFAAYGLQIDPVKYAFCYKNYKLLLALQDKLAATIAFDKDGTLMLSFLGMRFSITAADEIFIIYEVFVKGTYNYSSSEDFMLVDIGMNVGTTCLYFSRMERCKEVVAFEPFEKTILAAKRNYHLNAEVASKITIHGVGLGFPARTLEVKYAAQEKGSTGIHGVAEYVSNAGATETATLQIADAYEALKPVIDNNTIKKVIKIDCEGAEYEILRRLHQTGSITAFDVYMIEWHLNGPEEIVGLLVSCGYHVHSVDEYEKHIGMVYAYKK; translated from the coding sequence ATTTTACAGAAGGTAGCCAGGAAAATGGGTTACAAACTTGTTCCGCGTACAGAAAATACCGGGGAAGCGCAGCAAAAAATATTTGCCGCGTATGGTTTGCAAATTGACCCGGTAAAGTATGCATTCTGTTATAAAAATTATAAGCTGCTGCTGGCATTGCAGGATAAACTTGCTGCTACCATTGCATTCGACAAAGATGGTACACTCATGCTGTCTTTTCTCGGCATGCGGTTTAGCATTACTGCTGCAGACGAAATATTTATCATTTACGAGGTATTTGTAAAAGGTACTTACAACTATAGCAGCAGTGAAGATTTCATGCTTGTAGATATTGGAATGAACGTTGGTACAACCTGTCTTTACTTCAGCCGTATGGAGCGTTGTAAAGAGGTGGTTGCTTTTGAACCTTTTGAGAAAACCATTCTTGCGGCTAAACGCAATTACCATCTGAATGCTGAGGTAGCTTCAAAAATAACAATACACGGTGTTGGGCTTGGTTTTCCTGCACGTACATTGGAAGTAAAGTATGCCGCGCAGGAAAAAGGAAGTACAGGTATACACGGCGTTGCAGAGTATGTAAGCAATGCTGGTGCCACAGAAACGGCTACCTTACAGATTGCTGATGCGTATGAAGCCTTAAAACCGGTGATCGATAACAATACGATCAAAAAAGTAATCAAGATCGACTGCGAAGGCGCAGAGTACGAAATTCTCCGGCGCCTGCACCAAACAGGCAGCATCACTGCATTCGATGTTTATATGATCGAGTGGCATTTAAACGGGCCCGAAGAAATTGTTGGGCTGCTGGTGTCCTGCGGTTATCACGTGCATTCAGTAGATGAATATGAAAAACATATAGGTATGGTTTACGCCTATAAAAAGTAA
- a CDS encoding ABC transporter permease — MSKVVTDSNWTEIITPGSKLFDLRLHEVWRYRDLIVLFVKRDMAAQYRQTILGPVWHVIQPVLTAFMFFIVFNKIAGIKTGDTPPAIFYLCGIAIWTYFSSCLTATSNTFVANAAIFGKVYFPRLVTPISIVLSNLIKFGIQLGILIVVMLWFAVTDNYKISIGMHTLLLPVVLIVMAALGLGLGIIISSLTTKYRDLTVLVSFGVSLLMYVTPVAYPMSFVENSSYKKLILANPLSPLVETFRYAVLGKGSFDETLFSYSCIFTVVTLFAGMVIFSKVEKTFMDTV; from the coding sequence ATGAGTAAAGTTGTAACTGACAGTAACTGGACAGAGATAATAACACCGGGCAGTAAACTGTTCGACCTTCGGCTGCATGAAGTATGGCGTTACCGCGATTTAATCGTGTTGTTTGTAAAGCGCGATATGGCTGCTCAATACAGGCAAACAATACTGGGACCCGTATGGCACGTAATACAGCCGGTGCTCACGGCTTTTATGTTCTTCATTGTATTCAATAAAATAGCAGGTATAAAAACAGGCGATACACCACCTGCGATATTCTATTTATGCGGTATTGCAATATGGACATACTTTTCCTCCTGCCTTACCGCCACATCAAACACGTTTGTTGCCAATGCAGCCATCTTCGGTAAAGTATATTTTCCAAGGCTTGTTACGCCCATTTCAATAGTTCTTTCCAATCTTATCAAATTTGGTATACAGCTGGGTATTTTAATAGTTGTAATGCTTTGGTTTGCCGTTACTGATAATTATAAGATTAGTATTGGCATGCACACGTTATTATTGCCCGTCGTATTAATTGTAATGGCAGCGCTGGGCCTGGGCCTGGGCATCATCATATCATCGTTAACAACCAAGTACAGAGATTTAACAGTGCTTGTATCATTTGGGGTAAGTCTGCTAATGTATGTTACACCCGTTGCATATCCCATGTCATTCGTAGAAAATTCATCTTATAAGAAGCTCATACTTGCCAATCCATTGTCACCATTGGTGGAGACGTTCCGGTATGCAGTATTAGGCAAAGGTTCTTTTGATGAAACGCTTTTTAGCTATAGTTGCATTTTTACGGTCGTTACATTATTTGCAGGTATGGTTATATTCAGCAAGGTGGAAAAAACCTTTATGGATACAGTGTAA
- a CDS encoding ABC transporter ATP-binding protein produces the protein MSSTVIEVSAVSKQYRLGQVGRKSLTQDVNRWWYAIRGKEDPYLKIGETNDRSRKGASEFVWALQDINFSVKQGEVLGIIGRNGAGKSTLLKILSKVTAPTTGAIKVKGRIASLLEVGTGFHPDLTGRDNIFLNGAILGMTRKEIHAKFDEIVDFAGVERYIDTPVKRYSSGMYVRLAFAVAAHLEPEILIVDEVLAVGDAEFQKKCLGKMKDVSEKDGRTVLFVSHNMPAVQRLCTQAMVMQFGRNIYMGNTDDAVNHYLHNKQLQQTTSVAERTDRNGNGMVKCVGFTLLNSKMQETGNFKSGDEMNIAIDYIFTGNQPAKSVWFRIQVTDAEEEILFILNNAHSSDLIAEINKSGRLVCSIPRLPLFGGTYNFNLTVQSQESGLLDEMEAVQELNVVDGDFFGTGKIPAIRKGMFVMHNWNIQ, from the coding sequence ATGTCCTCAACAGTTATAGAAGTTTCAGCCGTTTCAAAGCAATACAGGCTTGGGCAGGTAGGAAGAAAAAGTTTAACACAGGATGTAAACCGCTGGTGGTATGCCATTCGTGGTAAAGAAGATCCCTATCTTAAAATAGGTGAAACGAACGACCGCAGCAGAAAAGGAGCCAGTGAATTTGTATGGGCTTTACAGGATATTAATTTTTCTGTAAAGCAGGGAGAAGTATTGGGCATCATTGGCCGCAATGGTGCAGGCAAATCAACATTGTTGAAAATACTTTCAAAAGTTACAGCACCAACCACGGGTGCTATCAAAGTAAAAGGTCGCATAGCTTCTTTGCTCGAAGTAGGCACCGGTTTTCATCCCGATCTTACCGGCCGCGACAATATCTTTCTCAATGGCGCCATACTTGGCATGACGAGAAAAGAAATACATGCCAAATTCGACGAGATCGTTGACTTCGCCGGGGTGGAGAGATATATTGATACGCCCGTAAAGCGCTACAGCAGCGGTATGTATGTACGGCTTGCCTTCGCCGTTGCCGCACACCTCGAGCCCGAGATACTTATTGTAGACGAAGTACTCGCTGTGGGTGACGCCGAATTTCAGAAGAAATGTCTTGGCAAAATGAAAGATGTAAGTGAGAAAGACGGCAGAACTGTTTTGTTTGTAAGTCACAATATGCCGGCGGTACAAAGGTTGTGTACGCAGGCAATGGTTATGCAATTTGGCCGGAATATTTATATGGGTAATACAGACGATGCAGTAAATCATTACCTGCACAATAAGCAATTGCAGCAAACGACCTCCGTGGCGGAGCGCACAGATAGAAACGGCAACGGTATGGTTAAATGCGTTGGTTTTACACTGCTGAACAGTAAAATGCAGGAAACAGGTAATTTTAAAAGCGGCGATGAAATGAATATTGCCATCGATTATATATTTACAGGCAATCAGCCGGCAAAGTCAGTTTGGTTTCGCATACAGGTTACAGACGCAGAAGAAGAAATTTTGTTCATTTTAAATAATGCGCATTCTTCAGATCTTATTGCAGAGATCAATAAGTCCGGCAGACTGGTATGCAGTATTCCCAGGCTGCCCTTATTTGGTGGTACATATAATTTTAATCTCACTGTCCAATCACAGGAGAGTGGCCTGCTCGATGAAATGGAAGCTGTACAGGAACTAAATGTTGTAGACGGTGACTTTTTCGGCACCGGGAAAATACCGGCTATCAGAAAAGGAATGTTTGTAATGCACAACTGGAACATACAATGA
- a CDS encoding sulfotransferase, translating into MSKVLIILGMHRSGTSLVTNWLNKCGLNVGDSLVEEGISNTEGHYEDWDFVKLHEDILKAHNEPSTGLIEKPVKITSRYHLEKLKMTTVFKSRVYEQWGFKDPRTCLFIPYYQEALPNARYIVILRDFAPVVSSLVKRDFLQMDYHYVRRVNKVMQFLWRFRKEKMFYKYYELLSEKYLRVWIGYNEAILDFIKKEPPDNYVLINYKMLLKNAEDVVGVLKNDWGFDLEYYDYGKVYKPGLISKLIELEPYISDKSLIQKANALMKELETYSFEREKNQ; encoded by the coding sequence ATGAGTAAGGTGTTGATTATACTGGGTATGCATCGTTCAGGAACTTCGCTGGTAACGAACTGGCTGAATAAATGCGGTCTTAATGTGGGCGATTCTTTAGTGGAAGAAGGTATCAGCAATACAGAAGGCCATTATGAGGACTGGGATTTTGTAAAGCTGCATGAGGACATATTGAAAGCACACAACGAACCTTCTACAGGTCTTATAGAAAAGCCCGTAAAAATTACAAGCCGTTACCATCTGGAGAAACTGAAGATGACCACGGTTTTCAAAAGCAGAGTATATGAACAATGGGGCTTTAAAGACCCCAGAACCTGCCTGTTTATTCCTTACTACCAGGAAGCACTTCCAAACGCCCGGTACATTGTTATCCTGAGAGATTTTGCACCGGTGGTAAGTTCTCTTGTTAAAAGAGATTTCTTGCAAATGGATTATCATTATGTGCGTCGTGTAAATAAAGTGATGCAGTTTTTGTGGCGTTTTCGGAAAGAAAAAATGTTCTATAAATATTACGAGTTATTATCAGAAAAATACCTCAGGGTTTGGATTGGCTACAATGAAGCGATTCTTGATTTTATCAAAAAAGAACCACCGGATAATTATGTACTCATCAACTATAAGATGTTATTAAAAAATGCAGAAGACGTAGTTGGAGTATTGAAAAACGATTGGGGTTTCGATCTCGAATATTATGATTACGGTAAAGTTTACAAGCCGGGTCTCATAAGTAAATTAATAGAACTAGAGCCATATATCAGCGATAAATCGCTGATTCAAAAAGCGAATGCATTGATGAAGGAGTTGGAAACCTACAGCTTTGAGCGTGAAAAAAATCAGTAA
- a CDS encoding glycosyltransferase WbsX family protein — protein MHNIRPIAIFLPQFHPIPENDQWWGKGFTEWTNVAKAKPLFKDHYQPHLPADLGFYDLRLAEVREAQAQLAQQYGIYGFCYYHYWFNGRRLLQRPVEEILASGKPDFPFMLCWANENWTRTWDGSEKEVLMPQHYSDEDDRTHIKALLPYFKDTRYIKVDNKPVFAIYRSALLPDMKRTISIWREEAAKEGLQLYICRFESYDYHGEAMLEAGFDAAVDFQPLGNQLRLFKGWLADEKRKNTLFKYRDHFYKRVVKKISVSAYEGYRNRVLKPNLINYERYVAYLKRSALPSYRFYPCVSPGWDNSARRKKDPIIFYNSTPAAYKAWLLSTIKKFKPYSREENFVFINAWNEWAEGNHLEPCLKWGHQYLQATKEALDEAAHLPNKEPAAQVSDTTTAQ, from the coding sequence TTGCACAATATAAGACCCATAGCGATTTTCCTGCCGCAGTTTCATCCCATTCCTGAAAATGATCAATGGTGGGGTAAAGGATTTACTGAATGGACAAATGTTGCGAAAGCAAAGCCGCTGTTCAAAGATCATTACCAGCCACATCTTCCGGCAGACCTTGGGTTTTATGACCTCAGGCTTGCAGAGGTAAGGGAAGCGCAGGCGCAACTTGCGCAGCAGTATGGTATTTACGGCTTTTGCTACTATCATTACTGGTTCAATGGCAGGCGGCTGTTGCAAAGACCTGTAGAAGAAATATTAGCTTCTGGTAAACCGGATTTTCCGTTTATGCTTTGCTGGGCCAATGAAAACTGGACACGTACCTGGGATGGCAGCGAGAAAGAAGTGCTTATGCCACAACACTATTCAGATGAAGATGACAGAACCCATATAAAAGCTTTGTTGCCTTACTTTAAAGACACGCGGTATATAAAAGTTGACAACAAACCGGTATTCGCTATCTATCGGTCTGCACTGCTGCCAGATATGAAACGAACGATCAGTATCTGGAGAGAGGAAGCTGCAAAAGAGGGCTTGCAATTGTACATATGCAGGTTCGAAAGCTACGACTACCATGGCGAAGCAATGCTGGAAGCCGGCTTTGATGCTGCAGTTGACTTTCAGCCGCTGGGCAACCAGCTTCGCTTGTTTAAAGGATGGCTCGCAGATGAAAAGAGAAAGAATACCCTGTTTAAATACCGGGATCATTTTTACAAAAGGGTAGTCAAAAAAATTTCTGTTTCAGCATATGAAGGATACAGGAACCGTGTATTGAAACCAAACCTTATCAATTATGAACGCTATGTTGCTTACCTGAAACGTTCAGCATTGCCTTCATACAGGTTTTATCCCTGCGTAAGCCCCGGCTGGGACAATAGCGCCAGGAGAAAGAAAGATCCGATCATTTTTTATAATTCAACACCGGCTGCATATAAAGCCTGGTTATTGAGTACAATAAAAAAATTTAAACCATACAGCAGGGAAGAAAATTTTGTTTTTATCAATGCATGGAACGAATGGGCCGAGGGTAACCACCTGGAACCTTGCCTGAAATGGGGGCACCAATACCTGCAGGCAACCAAAGAGGCACTCGACGAGGCCGCACACTTGCCGAATAAAGAACCAGCCGCACAAGTGAGTGACACAACCACAGCTCAATAG
- a CDS encoding glycosyltransferase WbsX family protein, which translates to MHPRLIAYYLPQYHPIPENDKWWGKGFTEWTNVTKAKPLYRGHHQPHYPADLGYYDLRVPEVREAQAQMAKRYGIEGFMYYHYWFGDGKKLLERPYQDMLHAKSPDLPFCLCWANESWKGVWFGEFTGQMLIEQTYPGTKDIEAHFYYLLEAFKDDRYIKVDGKPLFNVYMPLNLPDAKAFAAQFNALAIKEGLPGLYLVGSRVPFDWNPHEYGFDAVIGSEMAQIRYRNQSKFKRPRYAIKRTQQIIEKITGKEIFSPFNRPAVVEYAAIIDQLITTQTFDFDYYPCVIPNWDNTPRAGNGGLVFQNSTPALFEKHLLKGIEKVQHLPPQRQLVFVKSWNEWAEGNYLEPDRTHGYAYLESVKRVLDSL; encoded by the coding sequence ATGCATCCAAGACTTATAGCATACTACCTTCCGCAGTATCATCCAATACCGGAGAATGATAAATGGTGGGGCAAAGGTTTTACTGAGTGGACAAACGTTACAAAAGCAAAACCGCTTTATCGTGGTCATCATCAGCCACATTACCCCGCAGACCTGGGCTATTACGATTTACGCGTTCCCGAAGTAAGAGAAGCACAGGCGCAAATGGCTAAGCGTTATGGCATTGAAGGTTTTATGTATTACCATTACTGGTTTGGCGATGGAAAAAAACTCCTCGAAAGACCATACCAGGATATGTTGCATGCTAAAAGCCCGGATCTGCCTTTTTGTTTATGCTGGGCCAATGAAAGCTGGAAAGGCGTTTGGTTTGGCGAGTTTACCGGTCAGATGCTCATCGAACAAACTTACCCCGGCACAAAAGATATTGAAGCACATTTTTATTACCTGCTCGAGGCATTTAAAGATGACCGTTATATAAAGGTTGACGGTAAACCTTTGTTCAATGTATATATGCCATTGAACCTGCCCGATGCAAAAGCATTTGCCGCGCAGTTCAATGCGCTGGCCATAAAAGAAGGGCTACCCGGTTTGTACCTCGTTGGCAGCCGTGTGCCATTCGACTGGAACCCGCATGAGTATGGCTTTGATGCTGTTATTGGTTCAGAGATGGCACAGATCAGATACCGCAACCAATCCAAATTCAAGCGGCCGCGTTATGCAATCAAACGCACGCAACAGATCATCGAAAAGATCACCGGCAAAGAAATTTTTTCACCATTCAACAGGCCTGCAGTTGTTGAATACGCTGCAATAATCGACCAGTTGATCACAACACAGACCTTCGATTTTGACTATTATCCCTGCGTAATTCCCAACTGGGATAATACACCAAGGGCAGGCAATGGCGGACTTGTTTTTCAGAACAGTACGCCGGCACTTTTCGAAAAACACCTGCTCAAAGGCATTGAAAAAGTGCAACACCTGCCTCCACAGCGGCAGCTTGTGTTTGTAAAATCGTGGAACGAATGGGCAGAAGGTAATTACCTGGAACCTGACCGTACGCATGGTTATGCGTACCTCGAGAGTGTGAAACGTGTGCTGGACAGTTTGTAG
- a CDS encoding glycosyltransferase family 2 protein, with protein MSATPLISVIMPAYNAEKYISQAIESVLQQTYGNWELIIVDDGSSDNTASIAKKFAAQDERVNYIYQENGKQAKARNQGIAKAKGTLVAFLDADDLWKPVKLETQLSFINHSGADLVFADVDVIDEHGNKIRDTWHVQDGQYKNDEGLLAFLKDNLAPVLTVMVKKTALEKIKGFNESVAVQYVEDYDLWLRMLQAGFVLAASSGKLATYRQTINPQVSRKKSIINVVEIVKDVDVKDESLKASRNNALIMWMRKCVQRCRPVIETKDIKKIIRLFPSGKDRKLFSLLSNVLPGNVLAKLLLLYTRKAVYQQ; from the coding sequence ATGTCAGCTACCCCGTTAATATCTGTTATTATGCCTGCATACAACGCGGAAAAATATATCAGCCAGGCAATAGAAAGCGTATTGCAGCAAACATATGGCAATTGGGAATTGATTATCGTGGATGATGGCTCTTCAGACAATACAGCATCAATCGCCAAAAAATTTGCGGCACAGGATGAAAGGGTAAACTACATCTACCAGGAAAATGGTAAACAGGCAAAAGCACGTAATCAGGGTATTGCAAAAGCGAAAGGAACATTGGTGGCATTTCTCGATGCAGACGATTTATGGAAGCCAGTTAAACTTGAAACACAACTCTCATTTATAAATCATTCCGGTGCAGACCTTGTGTTTGCAGATGTAGATGTAATAGACGAGCATGGAAACAAGATAAGAGATACCTGGCACGTACAGGATGGGCAGTACAAAAATGATGAAGGGTTGCTGGCATTCTTAAAAGATAATCTTGCGCCTGTGCTTACGGTAATGGTTAAAAAAACGGCACTGGAAAAGATAAAAGGTTTTAATGAATCTGTTGCGGTACAGTATGTAGAAGATTATGACCTGTGGCTGCGTATGTTGCAGGCAGGCTTTGTACTTGCTGCATCATCAGGCAAGCTGGCAACTTACAGGCAAACGATCAACCCGCAGGTCTCAAGGAAGAAATCTATTATAAACGTAGTGGAAATAGTAAAAGATGTAGATGTAAAAGATGAATCACTCAAGGCGTCCAGGAATAACGCCCTTATTATGTGGATGAGAAAGTGTGTACAGCGGTGCAGGCCTGTGATTGAAACAAAGGATATAAAAAAAATCATCAGGCTTTTTCCATCAGGTAAAGACAGGAAGTTATTCAGTTTGTTGAGCAATGTTTTACCCGGTAATGTTTTGGCTAAACTACTATTATTGTACACACGTAAAGCGGTATACCAGCAATAG
- a CDS encoding glycosyltransferase family 2 protein — MLPQVSVIMPAYNQATWLPEALDALLAQTFEDWECLIISDGSPDNVASVANLYTQKDKRITFFDTTNAGVSAARNFGISKARAAYILPLDADDKISAGYIAACFTKLGSAAGIKVVYGAAEKFGAVNGPWILPEYSFDELLLSNCIHPCGMFKKADWESIGGYDEQMLDGIEDWEFWINLLKDGGKAVRANDAVFYWRRKEESRTTKITTEKSVRLQRYIYNKHATLYERFFTDPIALYNGYRSVHKNWKWAQQNPFRFFVSRFRKKITST; from the coding sequence ATGCTTCCACAGGTTTCTGTTATAATGCCGGCGTATAACCAGGCCACCTGGCTGCCTGAAGCACTGGATGCTTTGCTGGCTCAAACTTTTGAAGACTGGGAGTGTCTTATTATCAGTGATGGTTCTCCGGACAATGTTGCATCTGTCGCGAATCTGTATACACAAAAAGACAAGCGTATTACCTTTTTTGATACAACCAACGCAGGTGTATCTGCGGCACGTAATTTCGGGATAAGTAAAGCAAGGGCTGCATACATATTACCACTCGATGCTGATGATAAAATTTCTGCCGGTTATATTGCAGCATGTTTTACAAAACTTGGTTCTGCTGCAGGTATAAAAGTGGTTTATGGCGCTGCAGAAAAATTTGGGGCCGTTAACGGCCCCTGGATACTGCCTGAATATAGTTTTGACGAGTTATTGCTTTCAAACTGTATACATCCCTGTGGTATGTTTAAAAAAGCAGACTGGGAAAGCATAGGCGGTTACGATGAGCAAATGCTGGATGGCATTGAAGACTGGGAATTCTGGATCAACTTATTGAAAGATGGCGGTAAAGCAGTAAGAGCAAATGACGCCGTGTTTTACTGGCGCAGAAAAGAAGAATCCAGAACAACGAAAATAACTACTGAAAAAAGTGTACGGCTACAGCGTTATATATACAATAAACACGCAACACTTTACGAACGCTTTTTTACAGATCCTATCGCCTTATACAATGGTTATAGAAGTGTACATAAAAACTGGAAATGGGCGCAGCAAAACCCCTTTCGTTTTTTTGTTTCGAGATTCAGGAAAAAAATTACATCAACATAG
- a CDS encoding alpha-1,2-fucosyltransferase, whose protein sequence is MGAAKPLSFFCFEIQEKNYINIALLIVDYKAGQLANRIFQFAYFIAHANEHHYRLINPCFEEYLHLFEATDKNSFPSGRISTVYNGHKTAASFFQRGVNVLRRRSKKGNGKISIFNFHSIRDTHDKKYTEFDMNDPEFVKLVKRQVVFAKGWNYRNTGLLRKHAAALRTIFKPKEVYLQEVGKCIEEAKQQFDVVVGVHLRRGDYKDFFDGRWYYEDAVFAAKLEETRKIFAAKNKTCGFIVCSNEQVNKEAYRGIALLTAERPPVVDLYLLAACDYILGPPSTFTMWASFYGNTPLYVIRDKEKIPGLSDFKVAEGVESFF, encoded by the coding sequence ATGGGCGCAGCAAAACCCCTTTCGTTTTTTTGTTTCGAGATTCAGGAAAAAAATTACATCAACATAGCTTTGCTGATAGTAGATTATAAAGCAGGACAATTGGCAAACAGGATATTCCAGTTTGCCTATTTTATTGCACATGCTAATGAACATCATTACAGACTCATCAACCCTTGTTTTGAAGAGTATCTACATCTTTTTGAGGCTACAGATAAAAATAGCTTTCCATCAGGAAGAATTAGTACAGTGTATAATGGCCACAAAACAGCGGCTTCATTTTTTCAGCGCGGCGTTAATGTGCTCCGCCGCAGGTCGAAAAAGGGCAATGGAAAGATCAGCATTTTTAACTTTCATTCTATCCGTGATACGCATGACAAGAAATATACGGAATTTGATATGAACGATCCGGAGTTTGTAAAGCTCGTAAAACGCCAGGTAGTTTTTGCAAAAGGCTGGAACTACCGGAATACAGGATTATTACGTAAACATGCTGCTGCCTTAAGGACTATTTTCAAACCCAAAGAAGTATACCTGCAAGAGGTAGGGAAGTGCATTGAAGAAGCAAAACAGCAATTTGATGTAGTAGTAGGCGTGCACCTGAGAAGAGGTGATTATAAAGATTTTTTTGATGGAAGGTGGTATTACGAAGACGCTGTTTTTGCAGCAAAGCTTGAAGAGACACGGAAAATTTTTGCGGCCAAAAACAAAACATGCGGTTTTATCGTATGCTCGAATGAGCAGGTAAATAAGGAAGCCTATAGAGGAATAGCATTGCTAACAGCAGAAAGACCGCCAGTTGTTGATCTCTATTTACTGGCTGCGTGCGATTACATTTTAGGGCCGCCCAGTACTTTTACTATGTGGGCCAGTTTTTATGGTAATACGCCTTTGTATGTAATAAGAGACAAAGAAAAGATACCTGGCTTAAGTGATTTCAAAGTTGCAGAGGGTGTTGAAAGCTTTTTTTAA
- a CDS encoding glycosyltransferase family 2 protein — MDFRTGKIHSALPLVTVAVSSYNYSMYIEAALDSVLQQTYPHIELVIIDDCSADACPQIIEAWIKKHNVRCTYIQHEYNKGITKTSNEFVQLAKGKYISLFATDDIMLPEKIERQVALMEAKGDDYGVCYAFANMIDEEGTMHGNYNSQHQVCEGDILEDYVHQRVGFATPTSLIRMSAYAVTGLYDERVLYEDYNFWLRMFACFKACYCDYPCILYRVKKQSAVYDQWRKNNSERYYRDRILSNLQALHYIKGHNSVKTFLRKKISQYLKALDAGKSAYLHELVPYLLKRGYYKIPPRIYMKTLNRMVNNG, encoded by the coding sequence ATGGATTTCAGAACGGGTAAAATACATTCAGCCTTGCCGCTGGTTACAGTAGCAGTTTCATCGTACAACTATTCAATGTACATAGAAGCTGCCCTGGATTCTGTTTTGCAGCAAACATACCCGCATATCGAACTAGTCATTATAGATGATTGCTCCGCAGATGCGTGTCCGCAAATTATTGAAGCGTGGATAAAGAAGCATAATGTGCGTTGTACTTACATACAACATGAGTATAATAAGGGCATTACCAAAACATCGAATGAATTTGTGCAGCTTGCAAAAGGGAAATACATTTCCTTGTTTGCAACAGACGACATTATGCTGCCGGAAAAAATCGAGCGGCAGGTTGCATTAATGGAAGCAAAAGGAGATGACTATGGCGTTTGTTATGCATTTGCCAACATGATTGATGAAGAAGGTACAATGCATGGCAATTACAATAGCCAGCACCAGGTTTGCGAAGGTGATATACTCGAAGACTACGTGCATCAGCGTGTAGGTTTTGCAACACCAACATCGCTCATACGTATGTCTGCTTATGCAGTAACGGGTTTGTATGACGAACGTGTGTTGTATGAAGACTACAATTTCTGGCTGCGCATGTTTGCCTGTTTTAAGGCCTGCTATTGCGATTATCCGTGCATTTTATACAGGGTTAAAAAGCAGTCTGCAGTATATGATCAATGGAGAAAAAATAACAGTGAACGTTATTACCGCGACAGAATACTGTCTAACCTGCAGGCACTGCACTACATAAAAGGGCATAATAGTGTAAAAACTTTTTTACGAAAAAAAATAAGCCAGTATCTCAAAGCACTCGATGCAGGAAAATCAGCTTATTTACATGAACTGGTGCCATACCTGTTAAAACGCGGCTATTATAAAATACCGCCTAGGATTTATATGAAAACACTTAACAGGATGGTGAACAATGGATAG